AGATTGGTTGATTACATACGTTGAGtgagacaagagagagagagaaaagatgCAAAACGAATACTTCATTTGAATTTTCAATTGCGCGAGCTACAAAGAGATAACTACTCATGAACAAACTAATATGACGTAAAAAACTAGTATGACGTAGTGATCAGAGAGTCACAAGCCACACACGAACCATTTGAAACATGGATGATCCAAAACCTTCTCTAACCAGGGCCGGATTTGAATATAATCTAGTGAAACTTTAGCGTTAGCTTTCAAATTTTTTGGACCTtcaaaatttgaagaaaaaaacaaattattaaagtTCTTAGTAAATGTTTataactcttcttctcctccatcaTCGAACTTCGTAGCTGTCAGCAATGTCATGCTTGGAATACTCTTCATAGAACTTTTCCTCTGTGTCTTTATGCTCACCGTTTTGATCCTGCTCGTGCAATTCTCTAGACTCTTGTTGCATTAACTTCTTTTGGATTCGGTCTCTGATGGCAGTTCCCTAATATCTATACAAGTTCTTTATTGACAGATTAATCGGAAATGAAAATCACGAAAAGGATAAAATAGTGGATTCAATTAGGTTTACTTAAGTGTATACAAAGTTTAATTTCACCATTTTATGGCAGCCttctttaaacattttaagGGACCTAGCTACCCAACGATCTGCATTCTCCACCGACTCATTACGGAACATTTTAACGGTTTGGATCTGAAAGATTGTTTAGCAAACCATATCAGCACTTAGAacttgttcaaaaaaaaatcagcactTAGAACTGATTCTAAACAAAAACTAGATAGCCAGCAAGAACGAGTGACAGATTAATAATTCTATGTGGCGTTACCCAAAACATTAAAAACGGATATCAGATATCTTATAGAAAGAGCACCACCACAAGAAATAATACAATTTACATGCGTGGACTTAACCACACATGCTACATAATTCTACAGATAGACACTCCAACCactttgtgttaaaaaaaaaaaactctccaCCACTTAGTATGCCATATTGAAAGACAAGAATCACAGCAAACTCTCACACACGGTAGCACATATATATCCCTTGATGTTGTCACAAGAACTAACACTCATAACAACGGCCTTAGGATATTAATCAAACTAAGAAAGGTGAGAAAAtacaaaccttttttttgtaacacagaaAATACAAACCTTTCCCTCCAAATTTCTCTTGTTGATCTTTAACCTTCTCCTAAAGTTTCTTCAACCTCATATTAACTCTTAAGTCTCTTTTCCTGGTGCTCTTATGAGGTAATTTCTGAGGTGAATCTTGATTTCGTGATGTTGCTAACATTCCTTGATGTTTTAAGTTGTATGCAACCAGgattttttttggatgaatCAGAATAACAAGGCTTTGTCTTGTTTTTCAGTGCACAAGCTGATCACTCCTTGAATGAGATCGATCTTATGTGGCAGATTCCTTATTGGTCTTGGTATTGGCGTGAACACAGTTTTTGTACCTATTATGTTCCTATTCAACTTCATTTATACTATTTGGCTTTGTTGTAAGATAGTATATGAAGAATATTTCTTAACATCAATTAATCTTACGCCCAATATGATAAGTTAATTATGTCCTTAACATTCTTTTGACTAACATATTTCGTATGTTATATGACAGTCTTTCCCTTGAACTTTTGAGAAGTGTCGTCATTGCAGCATCCAACAAGAAAGTAAGTCTTTAGAAACTCTGTTACGCCAATACCATAAAAATGCACACAGTATAATAAGAACATGAAACAAATCTACCTACTGCAAGAATTCAATTCACAATAATCAGCATTAAAATATTCTACCTACGAACTTGACTCCATAAAACCCAAACAAACACACTGAAACTTGAATTAGTGACTGAAGACTGCGTTAGTTTCCACAAACACTAATATACTCTTTGGTTTCTCCGTAActcctcttttttttatttgggctTAAGCTAAACTAGGATTATTGATATGAGATTCTGTCATTGGGCTGGACTAAAAACAAACTAAGGCCTCTTAAGCttgtatcttttattttcttcatgtctttaatatgaaaaaatcagttaaacaaaagattgatttattatattgaaaaaatataagaaGTTAAAATCATTTTTGGCAGCATTCTTCCAAACTCAAATCATGAAATCTATGAAATAAGAACCAACTGTACTTTGTCGAttctttaattaaaattacatttttgttaatttattggtttaatttaaatatcgGAAAACTGTAACCACTGGTCTCCATCAATAAAAGGCGTGTTAATGAGTTGAGCAACTTCAGTCTCGTTAAGCTTCTGAACATACTGTGCCCTCTCCCAAATATTAGACCATGATTAATGGGGTTATTAGAAATGAGATTTTTACCCTGGACCCGAACAATTATACTCTCCATAAAATAGTGTCCTCAGTGCCGTGCGAACGTTTTCAGGGGCCTAAggcaatttttttctttctacaaCATTTAAGGCATTTTTTTCCTCAGATGATCTCTTCATATAAGATTTCGGTATGTTCACAGAAAACTAAAATGGTAAATATAATGACTATGCTTATAATTgaaatccaaaaaaaagaatccaaactaaaatctagaaaaaaagatatatacaaTCAAactctttatgtttttttgaccaaaaaaactcTTTATGTACAGTATGTATGTAAACATATATAACactttctatctctctctattCTCTGCCATGAAACCCATGAGGTGGAGCACAGCCCACAAACCAAATGAGCTACACGATCAGGCCATAAACATATATACCACTAACTAatgcattttatatataaaatggggccctaaatattaactaaaaattatGGGGCCTAAGGCCATTGCCTTTCTCGACAAGGGGTAAGCACGGCTCTGATTTGTCCTAGacacaaaacataaacatatttCTGATTATTACTACTAACCTACCtctttaatataaacaaaaatatatggaaaggtttttttttgtagtgtttgaTATGCTTACGCAGGGCTGGCTTAAGGTATGGGGCAGAGGGGCGTGGGCCCTAGGGCCCAAacactttttgaaaaaaataatgttaaaaagaaggtataattttttaaaaaattgttaaagaTAAGGGTCCAAAAaattaagttgtccaaaaatacatgtaaaaaaaattaaatattttcttttgtccaAGGGCCCACAGATACTTTGAGCCGACCCTGTGCTTACGCGTCCCTAGATGGATCGTTGAAGTTGTTCCAGCCTTCTGGCGCGATAACATCGGCCATGAAAAGTGGAAACGAAGATGACACGTGAGTAGGGCCTCCATGCCATGAAACCACTTTTTCACTGCCACACAATTAAGTATATATGTATTTACTTTAGgtatagtatttttattagaCCTTAATAATTAGATATGGTTGTTATAAAAACACTCGCAAAAATATATGGTTACGTACATGCCGGAGTTTATCCAAATGACGTTCCTTTTCTGACTAAAGTTTTTGATTCCGTCCACGGCTGATTGCACCGTCGTGAAATTGCAGCAGCCGCTCTTATCCACGCAGCGATAGGAAGTCGTGTCGGTGTCCCGTGTCCGGTGGAGGTATATTTTTGGGGAAATCGTCGCATATTGAAACTTTCTTTTTACTCTAAGATGGTTTGTGACAGTAATGATGATAATGGTGGTTGCTGCAGGATGTTAAACCTGAATATGATACTGCTTTAATACCATGTAAAATATCAAAAGGATTGTGTATAAAGACTCTAGGATGTGTGCTAAACAGAGTTTTGGATGCTAAAATGGCTATGATGGCAATGACTATGGATAAAGTTAGTAGAATGCATCGATATTTCATTTTCGGCATAAATgatattttggaaatatttggAAAcaatttgggtttttttttggttagtcGTGTTTACGGTTCTGAGAGGGAAATGGTGAAGGAATTCCTTTTTTTCTGATAGGAGAACGCATAAAATAGACAAGGGAACACATGAAATAGCATGAAGGGTAAGAATTTGTTGGAATGCCTTGCAAATTACCCATTTCTGATCTTTGCTTTTATAAAGTATTAAACTATCTCAATCGACCTACCAAAGTCTCATGATTTCTACAAGAAAACACTAGAAAAGATATATACTGTACTCATTATTTTATTTCGGCGATCTCAATTGTCTATGTTAACTACTTCTATCAAATGTAAAGTGATTATACTATATActagtataaaatataagtaaccaaaaatgaattttttcaTCTGTTTGTGATTATCATTTATGAGGGATTTACTTCTGTTCGACTTTAAATTGTTGTTATACTAGTTTACATAAAAACTTCAAACCTAGATATGCACACATTCAACAAACTTCATTATTTGGAAGTTGGGTAcacatttaaaaattcattaatttatgtttgactatatattttgttgaacCTTATGGTAACTAGGATAAGGCTATCTAAGTTATATTTTCTAACTTTAACTTCACATCTTTAAATTTTATGGTTGTTGTTTGACAGATAACActagagttttttttaattgatttaggAGCTTTGTTGATGTTCCCTCTATTTGGTTCTCCATACTGATATGGGCCTCTCCATGGCAGCATTTTTAGCCACCATATCTCATATGTTCTTCCCAATTGACTCATATAACCTCTCCCAATtttttatagaagaaaaaatctCATGATGGTTTTCAagctaaaacacacaaaaagcaatacaaaaaaattggtttagAATGATACtgattatgtaataattaaCCATGAAGCATATAAGTTTATTGAATCCAACGCTCAAACCGGGAAAACTAAAAGAAAGGGTATAATAGGAATTTAAGACAATACATCCGCCGGAGTTGCCtttcaaaatacaaaagagTTGATGTCCACTTTATAAACACAAAGACTTCTCTTCGTCTTCCATTGACatctcttcgtcttcttcttctcctatgCATTTGCGAtaaaaatcaaagataaaatCCAACAAAGTAAAAACTGACTAAAGCAGTTTCAACGTTCAAGTAAGCGTCTCCATCATTTTTCTTTGGTTATttgtatcttttctttttttgctaaaggtTATTTGTATCTTTGGTttgatctttttctttctctggATTTGATCGATCTATAGGTATCGATATACCTTTAATTTATATACTCTTAGAAGGATTAGCTAATAATGTTATGATGTGTGCTTCGTTCCTCTCATTCCCTTGAAGTGATTTTCGTTCATATTGGAATTGTGATCGCTCCAAGTCGTCTCTTTGTTTTCGATTTACTTGAAACTCAAAAACTATATCTGAAAGCGATCGCTATATGATTCGACTTTGGATTACAATCACTCGATGGATCGATCATCTTCTACTAGTAACTTTCAGGAGATGTATGTATCAGTAGAAATATAACGTCTGGaaaactagattaatgattacAGTTTCTTAATTCCATCGAACATTCTTTGGTTAACCCGGTTTAGTCTGATTTAATACATATATCAAAACTTTAATGAGACGTTGTAGTATCTTCCACGCAACTTTAACCTTGATCATTTTTGTTGTGTAACCATATTTGACAGAATTTCAAACAAAGTTTGATAGTCTTGAATCAGATTTTTTTccaattaataataatattttaaaagtgtaGTTCTGGAACAATTCTTCTTTCAAGACTTCCTTTTCTTGTTAAATTAATATACTTGTGTCACTCTGCATCTGGTCGTCGCTATTGCTTacgatttttttcttttttttttaaattatttattgtcaATGGTTttctgattatttattttgttaaatttaataaaatttccaaATTCTATTCGTCTTCAACTATCATTAGCTTTAATACTAAAATTTAGCgttttctcttttgattttttttcctatctATTTGTTAAATATACACTTtcttatctaaaatattatattttcagaacCTTTCAAAAGAGAAAACTACTAGTTTTGTGGCcatttaatgtcttttttttcAGTCTGGGCCATTTAATGTCTTTTATTTATTGAGGAGTAGACTTTCTTGATTACACCCTGAGCACAACCTATTCAGTGcaaatctataaaatatttgtcaatttataataattatgttgcttttctttctttattgaTTGATAAAAGCCGTTGTTAACTTGTTATCCTTTGTCAGACGAGACACAATGATCACGTAGTTGAATATGTCTTTGCTTAATGGTTTGATCACATTGTAATTTGCATGATCACAATTCACAAGGTCTCAATCTAGGTTAAACTCGTTGTGATACGGGCGTTGACCCTCATTTGTAGATCtatctttttttgttatattcttttacaatatttaaaagaaTGTTGCTGGCAATAATAAATCTTTTCagtcaaaatattaataataacaatGAATCTACTACCATATAGAATTGAATATCTTTTTGATAATGGAATGTAACAATAAATGATGCATGCATCTCACCGGTCACAAAGAGATGATCGTATCAcctcttttattttaaatccaaAAGAGATGATCCTATCACCTCtgttatttttaatctaatttgtACGACTTTTGGTTTCTCTTTCTTACAAGTTAgcactttctttttcttgaacTTTTGCGGTTGGAATGTTCAAATGAACTTGATTACACAACAAAAATGATCAAGGTTAAAGTTGCGTGGAAGatacaagaaacaaaacacTCTAAAAAACATGGCTTAAATATTGATGTTTgacacattttaaaaaaaaaacatagacgTTTGACATCTCGCTCATGCAAAAATATACCATCTCAAAGCCCTAACTTTCATTGGTTGCAGAACAAAAGTTACAGAAATTGCTTGATGGACCAAGAAACAAAAGTGAGTTCTGAGGTTCCTGTAGTTAAAGGTGCACCTGAAGATCTAAACACGGTCGATGTTTCTGCTAAGGTATAATGTTCTGTTCTCTCACCATatttgtgagtttttttttttaactcgaatgtttctttttttttttgcattgaaCATTTACTTGAAAGTCTCAACAATTCAAGTACAAGTTCACTCCTAACTAAAACTCAAGGAAAATTGTTTCTTATATCATCCACTTTAAGTAGGATTAAAGATATGGCaaagaaagatttttttaagTAGGATCACATCTATCAACCCTTTTTTGTTAGTTCTTGTAGGAGATTAAGTATTGTGACGGTTTATTACAGGAGGTGAACAAAGAAATGACAAAGGAAGATAAAGCTatgcagcaagaagaagaggataCTGCATTTGATGGTGGATTCATAAAAGTTGAGAAAGAAGGAATCAACAACACTAAGGGTGATGAGAAAGCAGAGAAAAAAGTTCCACTTGAAAGATACTCAAGCAGTCCACAAAGAGAAttagagaagaaggagaaagctTCTGAGCCTCGGTTGGAAGCAGAGTCAATGGCTCTTAAAGTCTCTGAACAGGAAAGCATTAATCTGAAGCTAAGGGAAGAACTCAAAGAGAAGGAATTGCTCGTTGCCTTGTCAAAAGACCAAGAAGGAAAAATCAGAAGTGCTAATGAGAAGTTGACCAACGTGTTGCAAGAGAAAGAGATTCTTGAAACATCTGTAGCTGAGATCACTCGCATTGCAGCTGAAAGAAAAGAGAACTGCGATGAACTTGAAGAGAAACTAAAGATTTCAGATGAAAAAATCTCCAAAACGGATGCTCTTCTGTCTCAAGCTTTATCCAACAACTCTGACCTTGAGCAGAAGTTGAAATCTATGGAAGCATTATCTTCTGAAGTCTCTCAGCTAAAATCTGCTTTGATAGTGGCtgaagaggaggagaaagaTTCGGCTAGAAAGATGCAGGAGTACCAAGAGAAGGTAACTAAGCTGGAATCATCTCTGAACCAATCATCAGCGAGAATCTCAGAGCTTGAAGAAGATCTGAGGACAGCTTTGCAGAGAGGTGCAGAGCATGAAGATCTTGGAAACGTGAGTACTCAGCGCTGCCTTGAGCTACAAGGTTTGCTTCAAACATCTCAGTCAAAACTAGAGATAGCAGAGGAAAAACTAAAAGACCTAGAAGCATTCCAAGTGAAAAACTCTAGCCTTGAAGCTGCTTTAAGTGTAGCCATAGGCGAGAAGAAAGCGTTAGAGGAAACATTGAATGGATATAGTGTGAAAATAACTGAGTCTGAAGAGAGACTTGTGAAGCAAGCAAGGGAAATAGAAGAAGTTACCACAAGAAGCAGAGAGCTTGAAGCTATGCAAAAACACTCAGAGCTTAGTATCCAAAAGGCAATGGAGGAACTCAGAACCAGAGATGCAGAGGCCAAGTCATTGGCTGAGAAACTAAGATTATATGAAGAGAAATTGGCTGTAGCATCTGCTCACtcgttttctttgaaaaaaGATCTTGATCAGTCTTCCATGGAGAACGAGCTACTAGCAGATACAAACAACCAGCTCAAGATCAAGATTCAAGATCTAAATGCAGAGAAGGAAACCGCGACAAGACAGACTGAAGAAGCAGCCAAAAGGTTTGAACTGAGAGACATAGAAGCTAAAGACATGCTTGCAAAGTTGAAAGCCCAAGAAGACCTGCTCAAGGAACATAGAAGGGAGATTCAGGAAGCATCTGAAGTTGCTAATACTAGAAAAATGAAGCTTGAAGAGTCTCTGTTGAAGCTCAAGACTTTTGAAGATACAATCAAAGAGCTTGAGAAAGAAAATGGATCATTGGCTGAGGTAAACTTAAAGCTGAACCAGGAACTAGCCAGTCATGGGTCAGAGACCAGCGATTTTCAAGCGATGTTCTCTGCTTTAGAAGCTGAGAAAGACCAAGCAGCAAAAGAGCTTCATGCTTCAAAGGCATCCATTAAAGAATTAAGAAACAAGCTTACTTCTGAAAGAGAAAGATTAAGATCAAAGGTAGACAAACATTCTCAGAATCCAAAGTATTAATAAaccatcttattatatattgacACTCTTTACTGTTGTAGATGAGTTCTCTTGCAGAAGAGAATAACCAAGTCAATGAGATATACCAGAGCACAAAGAGTGAGCTTGTAAAGCTTCAAGAACAACTTGAAGTAGAGAAGTCTAAAGTGGATACTATGGTATCAGAAATCAAGAAGCTCAGTGCTATGGCTGCTGAGAAGTCAGTCTTGGAGACCAACCTTGAAGAAGTAGAAAAACAATTGAAAACTGCTGAAGCTAAGTTGAAAGAAGAGGTAACAATAATCATATGCTATTGGATGAATACTTGTTCATTAATTTGATGATGTTGCTTTTCAACACCAGGTCGAAAAGGTTGCAGAACTGACCTCAAAACTGCATGGACATGAGACTAAGGCGAGTGACAGAGACTTGGAGGACAAGAAAGCAACTCAGCTGTATAAAGAGCTTCAAGCATCTCACAGTCATTTCTGAAGAGGTTACTGAATCTTTCtctttgagtttttttatttctttcattcTTTTTAACTTTAggactaactttttttttata
The nucleotide sequence above comes from Raphanus sativus cultivar WK10039 unplaced genomic scaffold, ASM80110v3 Scaffold3273, whole genome shotgun sequence. Encoded proteins:
- the LOC108810198 gene encoding uncharacterized protein LOC108810198, coding for MDQETKVSSEVPVVKGAPEDLNTVDVSAKEVNKEMTKEDKAMQQEEEDTAFDGGFIKVEKEGINNTKGDEKAEKKVPLERYSSSPQRELEKKEKASEPRLEAESMALKVSEQESINLKLREELKEKELLVALSKDQEGKIRSANEKLTNVLQEKEILETSVAEITRIAAERKENCDELEEKLKISDEKISKTDALLSQALSNNSDLEQKLKSMEALSSEVSQLKSALIVAEEEEKDSARKMQEYQEKVTKLESSLNQSSARISELEEDLRTALQRGAEHEDLGNVSTQRCLELQGLLQTSQSKLEIAEEKLKDLEAFQVKNSSLEAALSVAIGEKKALEETLNGYSVKITESEERLVKQAREIEEVTTRSRELEAMQKHSELSIQKAMEELRTRDAEAKSLAEKLRLYEEKLAVASAHSFSLKKDLDQSSMENELLADTNNQLKIKIQDLNAEKETATRQTEEAAKRFELRDIEAKDMLAKLKAQEDLLKEHRREIQEASEVANTRKMKLEESLLKLKTFEDTIKELEKENGSLAEVNLKLNQELASHGSETSDFQAMFSALEAEKDQAAKELHASKASIKELRNKLTSERERLRSKMSSLAEENNQVNEIYQSTKSELVKLQEQLEVEKSKVDTMVSEIKKLSAMAAEKSVLETNLEEVEKQLKTAEAKLKEEVEKVAELTSKLHGHETKASDRDLEDKKATQLYKELQASHSHF